CCATGGGAGCGAGGTCGGTCAGCAGTAGATCGGCGTCGAGGTCGAGGCTTTGCTGCACGGTCTGGGTCGCGACCGCGACGGCTCCACCTGACGCGCTGGCCTTCTTACCAAACCGGACTTCGATCTCATGATCGAGCGCGGTCCGGTCTGGTCTGGCAAAACGGGCGTGGTGCAGCGCCGCATGTTGCCCCAGGCGAAAAAGGAGCGGCTCGTCCTGCGCGGTGGCGAGTTGCTCCAGCGCAAGCTGGGTCGCGATGGCGTCGGTCACCGTATTGCGCACTACCAAAACGCGGGCACCGAGACGAGCTGCGGCAAGGGCGCGAGCAGCCGTCTCGGTGGGCCGAGCGGCGAGAGGTTCCACCGTCACGGCGATGTCTTTTGGTAGGCCGGGTGCTTCCACGGCCACGGTGCTCGAACCACCGCCCGGCGTCGCTAGGTGCACCGCTGGATAGGGGACGTGGCACGCTTCGAAATAGGACAGGGAGTCCGCCGCGGCCCTGCTCCGTTCGCCCATGGCCGCCTGCTCGAGTCTCTCGCGCGCCGCCCCGCCGAGAGTCGCGGACATTAGCAGAGCATGTCCGCCCGCAGCCAGGTGAAAGCGAAGCACTTCCTCGAGAATGCGATTCATGTAGGCGTCGGAAGCGTGCACCTCGTCGACGACGAGCAAGTGACGCAGCAGCGCCGTGGCGCGCAGATGCGCATGACCGACGCGCAGCGACGAGAGCAGCACCTGATCGATCGTGCCGACGACTGTCGATCCAGCGAGAAAACGTTTCGGATGCTCCGCCGCCCAGCCGCGGTATCGTAGCCTATGCGTGGCATCGTCGTTCCAGAGCACCTCGAAGCCGGGCAGTCGGCGCCCTTTCGTGTCGTCGACCTGAAGATAACCTGGGACCGCCAGCACCACAGGGGGACGCGTGTGGGCTTCGGGGAAGGCACGCTGCAAGGCAGCGACGACCCGTTCGTGCAGCTGCGTGGCAGCGCTGCGCGTCGGGAGCGCGAACGTCAGGCCGTCGACGAGCCCTGCCTGCAGCAGACGCACGAAACGAGCGAGCGCCGCCTCCGTCTTGCCCGAGCCAGTCTCCGATTCGAGAACGGCAAGACTGCCAGCATCTCCGGCCGAGAGTTCCAACGTCTTGCGCTGAGCGTCGCGTGCGTCGAAGGTCGACACGGAGGAGAACGACGGCGGGGACGATCCAAGGCTGCGTCGCGGGACACCGACATCAAGACCGACGTGGCGAAGCGCGTCCCTCGCGCGCCCTCTCGCGAATGCCATGCGATCTGCATTGGTCGTCGCGAACGGGAAGAAGCTGTCGTGGCGGTCGGAGCCAAGCCAGTCGGCGAGCATCACCAAGCCGGCGAACGCGTGCTGGAATTCGGAGGAGGAAGGCAGATGGCCGGCGCCGTCATCGAAAGCCTCCGGAAACCAGCGCGTACCGAGGGCCACCAGCTCGGCCATACCGGCAAACGGGTCGAGGTCTGAGTCGCGTCGCCAGAGTTCGGGCCGGACCCCACGTCCGTGGCAAGAGGTTGGTTTGCCATGGTGCCCGATGGACGCCACGAGGAGTTGGACGGAACCCTCGTCAGGCGTCCATGCATGCAGTTGCGACATCGGCAACACATCGGCGAGCGCTCTGCCGGCAGCGTTCTCGTGGGTGAAGAGCGCTAGAACCTCGCCCACGTGCCCGGCAGTCTCCCGGCCCGAGGGGTCGGCTTTGCGTTGGAAGCCGAGGTTGAACTTTCCGATATCGTGAAGCGTCGCGAGAAATGCCAAACGTGCGACATCCGAAGGGCTGAGTTCTCGCTTGCCGGCGAGCGTCGCCAGCCGTTTACCCAGGAGGGTGTGTTGTAGCAGTGCCTCGGCACATGCACCCACGTCGGCGCAGTGCGCAGCAAGCGGATGCCAGGCAACGACCTGTCCACGGTCGTCGCACTCCAGCTTTCCCCAGAAGCCGTCGGGTGTTCCCTTCATAGTCGTCCCGGCCCCCTATCCACGGGCAAGCACTCCGCGTTGGAGTAGGCAGGCCACGCCGAACGGCCGTGACGTACAGGGCTGAGCTGGTGGACACTTGGGCGCGCTCTCACTTTCGCCTCCGGCGCCAGTAATCTTCCCCGCACGTTCTTGGCGTTGCCCTCGCCCTGGTTCGTCTTGTTTGAAGCTCATCCCCACCTCCCCAACCTACGCCCCCTGCGTCTCACCTTGCGTGAGACACGTCGTTTGACCGCGTGTCCTTTTCCGCACTACACGCGGCTCGCGTGCCTCGGCCTGTTGGCCGCGGCGGCTGCCAGCGGTCTCCTGCAGCCAGCGCACCGTGACCCTGTGCTGGCGCTCGCGAAGAGCCCGCCACAATCCCATCCAACGCTTCGGAACGATTCGACTCTGTCATGCCACGCGCTACCCCAAGTGGAACGCAGCGAAGCTACCATGCATTGAATCCGAGGCGCCAGCAGGAACTCCGCCAATCGTGCCACCCACATGGCGGTCCCTGCTGGGCGGTGTCGTTTCTCGTCCCCGGCGACCCGACCCTCGATAGAGCGGCAGGTGTCAAGTACATGCAGTGGTCCCCTCCGGCAGCGCGGTGCGCAGTCGGCAATACGAGAAGTGGGCGCCAGCCGAGA
The nucleotide sequence above comes from Pseudomonadota bacterium. Encoded proteins:
- the cas3 gene encoding CRISPR-associated helicase Cas3' produces the protein MKGTPDGFWGKLECDDRGQVVAWHPLAAHCADVGACAEALLQHTLLGKRLATLAGKRELSPSDVARLAFLATLHDIGKFNLGFQRKADPSGRETAGHVGEVLALFTHENAAGRALADVLPMSQLHAWTPDEGSVQLLVASIGHHGKPTSCHGRGVRPELWRRDSDLDPFAGMAELVALGTRWFPEAFDDGAGHLPSSSEFQHAFAGLVMLADWLGSDRHDSFFPFATTNADRMAFARGRARDALRHVGLDVGVPRRSLGSSPPSFSSVSTFDARDAQRKTLELSAGDAGSLAVLESETGSGKTEAALARFVRLLQAGLVDGLTFALPTRSAATQLHERVVAALQRAFPEAHTRPPVVLAVPGYLQVDDTKGRRLPGFEVLWNDDATHRLRYRGWAAEHPKRFLAGSTVVGTIDQVLLSSLRVGHAHLRATALLRHLLVVDEVHASDAYMNRILEEVLRFHLAAGGHALLMSATLGGAARERLEQAAMGERSRAAADSLSYFEACHVPYPAVHLATPGGGSSTVAVEAPGLPKDIAVTVEPLAARPTETAARALAAARLGARVLVVRNTVTDAIATQLALEQLATAQDEPLLFRLGQHAALHHARFARPDRTALDHEIEVRFGKKASASGGAVAVATQTVQQSLDLDADLLLTDLAPMDVLLQRLGRVHRHRARDPHRPHTLRQAQASVLVDGEPLASHIGPTGEARGPHGIGTVYEDVLVLEATRRRLLRDGMLHVPAQNRELVETATHPGALQELAETLGEPWLRHRQAIGGLRFAHLGLATLNLVDRKRVFGDYSFHTTELEERVASRLGESDRQVVFEQPLAGPFGSRVTQVNIPGWLIRGIELDPLLAPTDVTEGVGDHDGPSIRFVFGGLAFVYDRLGLRRRDDANSAQQTDNSEVSP